A window of the Juglans microcarpa x Juglans regia isolate MS1-56 chromosome 5D, Jm3101_v1.0, whole genome shotgun sequence genome harbors these coding sequences:
- the LOC121266233 gene encoding remorin 4.1-like, producing the protein MLNAQRDHMITSHGDQVNREDEQIRDIHALTPPPPPPPGNRGRQREAWEDRSILSLSNMASEGANLSTDQNFTSMSREFSALVLAGSSIDNNSNYDINEGTNNINGNNNLARIGEEDQRLEEETNPLAIVADNNPFDPVPSPRRDQPHPGASSAATSGGQSEVSVQRVKREEVESKISAWQNGKVAKINNRFKREDAIINGWEGEQVSKASSWMKKVERKLEEKRARALEKMQNDVAKARRKAEERRASAEARRGTKVARVLEVANLMRAVGRAPVKRSFF; encoded by the exons ATGTTGAATGCTCAGAGGGATCATATGATCACCAGCCATGGAGATCAAGTCAATCGGGAAGACGAACAAATCCGGGACATCCACGCTCTGACTCCACCTCCCCCTCCGCCGCCGGGAAACCGTGGCCGTCAAAGAGAGGCTTGGGAAGATAGATCAATATTGTCTTTGTCTAATATGGCAAGTGAAGGTGCTAATTTAAGTACTGATCAAAACTTCACAAGCATGAGTAGGGAATTCAGTGCCTTAGTGCTTGCAGGGTCGTCTATTGATAACAATAGCAATTACGATATTAATGAAGGCACAAACAATATTAATGGGAACAACAATTTGGCAAGGATTGGAGAGGAAGATCAGAGGCTGGAGGAGGAGACTAATCCATTGGCTATTGTTGCAGACAATAACCCATTTGACCCGGTTCCGTCTCCTAGAAGAGATCAGCCTCATCCTGGCGCATCTTCAGCAGCTACTAGTGGTGGTCAGAGTGAGGTTTCAGTGCAGAGAGTGAAGAGAGAGGAGGTGGAGTCGAAGATATCGGCATGGCAGAATGGAAAGGTTGCAAAGATTAATAATAGGTTTAAGAGGGAGGATGCGATTATTAACGGGTGGGAAGGTGAGCAGGTTTCAAAAGCATCATCGTGGATGAAGAAAGTTGAG AGGAAACTAGAGGAAAAAAGAGCAAGAGCTCTGGAAAAGATGCAGAATGATGTGGCGAAAGCACGCAGAAAAGCAGAAGAGAGAAGGGCATCGGCTGAGGCTAGGAGAGGAACAAAAGTGGCCAGGGTTCTTGAAGTAGCCAACTTAATGAGAGCTGTTGGAAGAGCTCCTGTTAAACGGTCCTTCTTCTGA